A region from the Marispirochaeta aestuarii genome encodes:
- the mnmA gene encoding tRNA 2-thiouridine(34) synthase MnmA, giving the protein MSAININSNTPVAVGMSGGVDSSAAAFLLQKQSSRLMGVSHYIWPEGDCCSAELLARARDACTHLGIPYMVEDLQEEFTGAVVQDFVDAYLDGKTPNPCVRCNQRIRFSTFYRRLETKLHETGFLTEGESLKMATGHYVRVEETDEGLFLRRGLDRRKDQSYMLYQIPRDLLPNFVFPLGEMKKTEVVALAKEHGLPAAAARESQDACFVHGRYGDFIAEFTGSMKGNEPGDIVDTAGTALGTHRGYINYTIGQRQGLGLGNGPWFVVRVDPRANRVVVGRREELGTREFSISGCNWFFRRNPGSFEARVKIRYNSSAVPCRVRLEDDSRARVSLSRSEAVTPGQSAVFYLDELVLGGGIID; this is encoded by the coding sequence ATGTCAGCTATTAACATTAATTCGAATACCCCTGTAGCCGTAGGAATGTCCGGTGGCGTAGACTCCTCGGCCGCGGCTTTCCTCCTGCAGAAGCAGAGCTCCCGGCTCATGGGGGTAAGTCACTATATCTGGCCGGAAGGTGACTGCTGCTCCGCGGAGCTGCTTGCCCGGGCCCGGGATGCCTGCACACATCTGGGAATACCCTATATGGTTGAGGATCTCCAGGAGGAGTTCACCGGGGCTGTGGTGCAGGACTTTGTGGATGCCTATCTCGACGGCAAAACTCCAAACCCCTGTGTGCGCTGCAACCAGCGCATCCGTTTTTCCACCTTCTACCGACGCCTGGAAACGAAGCTTCATGAAACGGGATTCCTGACGGAGGGAGAGAGCCTGAAGATGGCCACCGGTCACTATGTTCGTGTGGAGGAGACCGACGAGGGGCTCTTTCTCCGCCGGGGACTGGACAGAAGGAAGGACCAGAGTTACATGCTCTACCAGATTCCCAGGGACCTCCTCCCCAATTTCGTGTTCCCCCTGGGAGAGATGAAGAAGACCGAGGTCGTGGCTCTGGCAAAGGAGCATGGACTGCCGGCAGCGGCGGCCCGGGAGAGCCAGGACGCCTGCTTTGTCCACGGCCGTTACGGAGACTTCATTGCCGAGTTTACCGGAAGCATGAAAGGAAATGAGCCGGGGGACATCGTGGATACCGCGGGAACGGCCCTGGGGACCCACCGGGGCTATATCAACTATACCATCGGTCAGCGACAGGGGCTGGGGCTTGGAAACGGTCCCTGGTTTGTTGTGAGAGTCGATCCCCGGGCCAACCGGGTTGTTGTCGGCCGCAGGGAAGAGCTGGGGACCCGGGAATTCAGTATAAGCGGATGTAACTGGTTTTTCCGAAGAAACCCCGGAAGCTTCGAGGCCAGGGTGAAAATTCGCTACAATTCATCTGCCGTTCCCTGCCGGGTCCGTCTGGAGGATGATTCCCGGGCACGGGTGAGTCTGTCCCGGTCGGAAGCGGTGACCCCCGGACAGTCAGCGGTCTTTTACCTGGATGAGCTGGTTCTTGGAGGGGGTATTATTGACTGA
- a CDS encoding biotin--[acetyl-CoA-carboxylase] ligase: protein MTELDLENPFFSAPVYHLEETGSTMEDAARLAAEGKASGFVVTADHQISGRGRIADRRWESSRGRDLLFTLALRLNDIPFGPTALSLRCGLGLALLLEKRWGLEPWIKWPNDLLIRGGKIAGILCQGRGDWFFTGIGLNLVSPTSASKLRRRAASVTDETGREEEPSVVLSALLPALKEALSARDWQEQINRRLFGAGSQVTVYPGAAGSGESYRARILGAAPDGGLILLDGDGRRVTLITGEIDFQDLS from the coding sequence TTGACTGAGCTGGACCTGGAGAATCCCTTTTTTTCCGCCCCAGTCTACCATTTAGAGGAAACCGGTTCGACCATGGAGGATGCGGCACGCCTGGCCGCGGAGGGGAAGGCTTCGGGCTTCGTTGTAACGGCGGATCATCAGATCTCAGGACGCGGGCGAATCGCCGACCGGCGCTGGGAATCCTCCCGGGGCAGGGACCTGCTTTTTACCCTGGCCCTGAGACTCAATGATATCCCCTTTGGTCCGACGGCCTTGTCCCTGCGCTGCGGGCTGGGATTGGCCCTCCTGCTGGAAAAACGCTGGGGCCTGGAGCCGTGGATCAAGTGGCCCAACGATCTGCTCATAAGGGGCGGAAAGATCGCGGGAATCCTCTGCCAGGGACGGGGAGACTGGTTCTTCACGGGGATAGGTCTGAACCTCGTTTCCCCGACGTCTGCTTCAAAGCTGCGGCGCAGGGCGGCATCAGTTACGGACGAGACCGGCAGGGAAGAAGAGCCTTCTGTTGTGCTTTCCGCGCTTCTTCCTGCGCTGAAGGAGGCACTGTCTGCCCGGGACTGGCAGGAACAGATTAACCGCAGGCTCTTCGGGGCTGGTTCTCAGGTTACCGTCTATCCCGGAGCTGCCGGGAGCGGAGAGAGCTATCGCGCCCGGATTCTGGGTGCGGCCCCGGATGGCGGTCTCATCCTTCTGGACGGTGACGGCCGCCGTGTTACCCTTATTACCGGAGAGATCGATTTCCAGGACCTATCCTGA
- the rlmN gene encoding 23S rRNA (adenine(2503)-C(2))-methyltransferase RlmN, with amino-acid sequence MDRGGSLEILRKMTLDPLSFSFSGLTDEFRRRYGKGEYYADPFFRSLYQRGSTGLSGLPQFFSRPELARQIRNDFTLRLPEIKTVLRDETSIKLLLQYPDGARIETVVLFMSTYASLCVSTQVGCARGCSFCETGRLGFKRNLTAGEIVAQQMLVQFYLGIRVSNIVFMGMGEPFDNYDQLLISIDVLKDQRGSNITASGMTISTAGHVPGIRRLARLIREEPERGIRRLSLAVSLHSVDNRQRSAIMPINRVWPLEELRSALLEFPLSRKRDRIFIEYTLIPGFNDHPEAVRGLIDYLEGIPSCVNIIPCNPVSSGGFPRPGRDQVEKFFKALVAGGQYCRVRDTRGDSIRAACGQLGELAGHGHKNVSNPGAGGTGEPLSLSV; translated from the coding sequence GTGGACCGCGGCGGAAGCCTTGAAATCCTCCGAAAGATGACCCTGGACCCCCTTTCGTTTTCCTTTTCCGGACTCACAGATGAGTTCCGGAGGCGCTATGGAAAAGGGGAGTACTATGCGGATCCCTTTTTTCGTTCTCTGTATCAGAGAGGCTCTACCGGTCTAAGCGGGCTTCCTCAGTTTTTCTCCAGGCCGGAGCTTGCCAGGCAGATCAGGAATGATTTTACCCTGCGTCTGCCGGAAATAAAGACTGTTCTCAGGGATGAGACGAGCATCAAGCTTCTCCTGCAGTATCCTGACGGGGCCCGCATCGAAACGGTGGTGCTCTTCATGAGCACGTATGCTTCCCTGTGTGTTTCAACCCAGGTTGGCTGCGCCCGGGGCTGCAGCTTCTGCGAGACAGGACGCCTTGGTTTCAAGCGGAACCTGACGGCGGGAGAGATCGTCGCCCAGCAGATGCTTGTTCAATTCTACCTGGGGATACGGGTAAGCAATATTGTTTTTATGGGAATGGGGGAGCCCTTCGATAATTATGACCAGCTCCTCATATCGATAGATGTTCTGAAGGATCAGCGTGGCAGTAACATAACGGCTTCGGGTATGACTATTTCCACCGCCGGTCATGTTCCCGGAATCCGCCGCCTTGCCCGGCTGATTCGGGAGGAACCGGAACGGGGAATCCGCAGGCTCTCCCTTGCAGTAAGTCTTCACAGCGTCGATAACCGACAGAGGAGCGCAATAATGCCGATAAACCGGGTCTGGCCCCTGGAGGAGCTGCGTTCGGCCCTGCTGGAATTTCCCCTGTCCAGGAAGCGGGATCGTATTTTCATCGAGTACACCCTTATTCCCGGTTTCAATGATCATCCGGAAGCGGTACGGGGATTAATTGACTATCTTGAGGGCATTCCAAGCTGTGTTAATATTATTCCCTGTAATCCCGTTTCCAGCGGCGGTTTTCCGCGACCGGGCCGGGATCAGGTGGAAAAATTCTTCAAAGCCCTGGTTGCGGGTGGGCAGTACTGCAGGGTGCGGGATACCAGGGGCGACTCCATCAGAGCAGCCTGCGGCCAGCTGGGAGAGCTCGCCGGCCACGGGCATAAAAACGTAAGCAACCCCGGGGCAGGCGGCACCGGGGAGCCTTTGTCTCTTTCTGTCTAG
- the secF gene encoding protein translocase subunit SecF — translation MKRVIQFTKFRYLMILSLLIIIAGIAGTVVQGGFNLGIDFNAGLNQRVQIAPVAMKVSYSGEDSVLFNVTSSGLILEIRDADGLDRTEISYGDYPVLRAVAAALNGVEGVQAELMVSGQISSSDLLSLNFAIDLSQESAVVNMLPAGDESSIEEIRSLLDGIGSTMIQIVGSPQDQEYLIRVKDPGNTDNFSETMASEIRSRLSSEYGAEQVIVKQTDYVGPRFSQDLGRQSFTLTLIALTLILVYIWFRFQLAYAVSAIVALIHDVAFMLGIIGTFQLEVSTATIAAVLTIIGYSLNDTIVIFDRIRENRDLMKDSRLPEVINTSITQSLSRTLITSITTLLAVLAIYIFATGSIKLFALNLIIGILVGTYSSIFIASPVLLTWSSVANKRRQSRDEAKYGSTRKEALPKEASPEQKAQTPQTAIPTVERKKRGGKRKKK, via the coding sequence ATGAAGCGCGTAATACAATTCACAAAATTCCGATATCTTATGATCCTTTCTCTGCTGATCATTATCGCCGGTATTGCAGGTACTGTTGTCCAGGGAGGATTCAACCTGGGTATCGACTTCAACGCCGGCTTGAACCAGCGCGTGCAGATTGCCCCCGTGGCCATGAAGGTCAGCTACAGTGGAGAGGATTCGGTTCTGTTCAATGTTACCTCCTCGGGACTCATCCTTGAGATTCGTGATGCCGATGGCCTCGATCGGACGGAGATCTCCTATGGTGATTATCCTGTACTGAGGGCGGTCGCGGCGGCGCTGAACGGCGTAGAGGGTGTCCAGGCGGAGCTGATGGTTTCCGGCCAGATATCTTCCAGCGACCTCTTGAGTCTCAACTTCGCCATCGATCTTTCCCAGGAAAGCGCCGTTGTCAACATGCTTCCCGCCGGGGATGAGTCGAGTATCGAGGAAATCCGGTCCCTTCTGGACGGAATCGGTTCTACCATGATTCAGATCGTTGGTAGTCCTCAGGACCAGGAGTACCTGATCCGGGTCAAGGATCCCGGCAATACAGATAACTTCAGCGAAACAATGGCCTCGGAAATCCGCAGCCGTCTGTCGTCCGAATACGGAGCGGAACAGGTCATAGTCAAGCAGACCGACTACGTGGGTCCCAGGTTCTCCCAGGACCTTGGCCGGCAGTCCTTTACCCTGACTCTGATCGCCCTGACCCTTATCCTTGTGTACATCTGGTTCAGGTTCCAGCTGGCCTATGCGGTTTCAGCAATTGTGGCCCTGATCCATGACGTGGCCTTTATGCTGGGTATTATCGGTACCTTTCAGCTGGAAGTCTCCACCGCGACAATTGCGGCAGTGCTTACCATCATAGGATACTCCCTGAACGATACCATCGTTATCTTCGATCGTATCCGTGAAAACCGGGACCTGATGAAGGACTCCCGTCTGCCCGAGGTTATCAATACCAGTATTACCCAGTCCCTCAGCCGGACGCTGATTACCTCCATTACAACCCTGCTGGCGGTCCTGGCCATCTACATCTTTGCTACCGGTTCAATCAAGCTCTTCGCACTGAACCTGATTATCGGAATCCTGGTGGGTACCTATTCATCCATCTTTATCGCCTCTCCCGTACTTCTGACCTGGTCCTCCGTGGCCAATAAACGTCGTCAGAGCAGGGACGAAGCAAAGTATGGAAGTACCAGGAAAGAAGCCCTTCCCAAGGAAGCCTCACCGGAGCAGAAGGCTCAAACTCCCCAGACCGCTATTCCCACGGTGGAACGTAAAAAACGGGGCGGAAAACGCAAGAAAAAGTAG
- the secD gene encoding protein translocase subunit SecD codes for MSKRFRFFIVLLVLAISGAFLYPTFEWYFLIPDQKIDLASGSREQVQMYAKTKAAEVSAELRAMVAQSPDKEIPAEYDFLITKAKENYKLAKKELPKVWTVEAVFAGFTGEGEFFAAVEDYYRSDLLAVKEQGNSIMQLGLDLSGGMRVQLSADRESLAERLEREPSTTDMNEAVDRAMEILTNRIDKFGVTEPSIRKQGDSQIIIEIPGAADPDRVRSFLMGKGSLNFHIVDQEISQEVQNFLNDNPQAMVTSEGKIRGTDIVPAGYIIRGYYVKDSYGIDQLQRYVVIRQDAGLDGGRIQEATVGSHPITGKPVINFRLDREGGDIFFKLTSENEGETLAIVLDDKVKAMARISEPIRESVQMTGFDRQEANDLALVLRTAAMPVDLIVENQQAIGAALGEDSIAEGLMAITIGFIAVIVFMLVYYKGAGLVSDLALVLNLIFIVAILSAFNLTLTLTSIAGLILTVGMAVDANVIIFERIKEEYRIGKSADAAVKAGFRKAFWTVMDANITTFIAAIFLSQLGSGPIQGFAYTLAVGIVSSMFTALFVSRLVFDFGLETLGMKKLSIGWRK; via the coding sequence ATGAGTAAACGATTCCGATTCTTCATCGTGCTCCTGGTGCTGGCGATATCGGGAGCCTTTCTGTACCCCACCTTTGAGTGGTACTTCCTGATACCCGATCAGAAGATCGACCTCGCCTCCGGTTCCCGCGAGCAGGTCCAGATGTACGCCAAAACCAAAGCTGCGGAGGTTTCCGCCGAGCTCAGGGCCATGGTTGCCCAGAGCCCCGACAAGGAAATCCCCGCGGAGTACGACTTTTTGATCACCAAGGCAAAGGAGAACTATAAGCTTGCCAAAAAAGAACTGCCCAAGGTCTGGACCGTAGAGGCGGTTTTTGCCGGTTTTACCGGTGAAGGTGAGTTCTTTGCCGCTGTTGAGGACTATTACCGCAGCGATCTTCTCGCTGTAAAGGAACAGGGCAATTCAATCATGCAGCTCGGACTTGATCTGTCCGGAGGTATGCGGGTTCAGCTCAGCGCGGACCGGGAGAGCCTTGCCGAACGGCTGGAGCGGGAACCGAGTACCACGGACATGAACGAGGCCGTTGACCGCGCCATGGAGATCCTTACCAACCGTATCGACAAGTTCGGCGTAACCGAACCATCGATCCGCAAGCAGGGAGACTCCCAGATAATCATAGAGATTCCCGGAGCCGCCGACCCCGACAGGGTGCGATCCTTTCTAATGGGCAAGGGAAGCCTGAACTTCCATATTGTCGATCAGGAAATCAGCCAGGAGGTTCAGAACTTCCTGAACGATAATCCCCAGGCCATGGTAACCAGTGAAGGAAAGATCCGGGGTACCGATATCGTTCCCGCCGGTTATATTATCCGGGGGTATTACGTAAAGGACAGCTACGGTATCGACCAGCTGCAGCGTTACGTTGTCATCCGCCAGGATGCCGGGCTCGACGGCGGCCGTATACAGGAAGCCACCGTCGGATCCCACCCCATTACCGGCAAGCCGGTTATCAACTTCCGCCTTGATCGCGAGGGGGGCGACATCTTCTTCAAACTTACCTCTGAAAACGAAGGAGAAACCCTGGCTATCGTTCTGGACGACAAGGTAAAGGCCATGGCCCGTATTTCCGAGCCCATCCGCGAGAGCGTGCAGATGACCGGTTTCGACCGGCAGGAAGCCAATGATCTCGCCCTGGTACTGCGGACCGCTGCCATGCCGGTGGATCTGATTGTTGAGAACCAGCAGGCCATCGGCGCCGCCCTGGGAGAAGACTCCATCGCCGAGGGACTGATGGCCATAACCATCGGTTTCATTGCGGTTATCGTCTTTATGCTGGTCTATTACAAGGGTGCCGGACTTGTCTCTGACCTCGCCCTTGTTCTGAACCTCATTTTCATCGTAGCCATTCTTTCGGCTTTCAATCTTACCCTTACCCTGACCAGTATTGCCGGTCTGATCCTTACCGTGGGTATGGCGGTGGACGCGAACGTTATCATCTTTGAAAGAATAAAAGAGGAATACCGCATTGGTAAGAGTGCCGATGCTGCGGTGAAAGCCGGCTTCCGGAAAGCTTTCTGGACGGTAATGGATGCGAATATCACAACCTTTATCGCGGCAATCTTCCTGTCCCAGCTCGGGTCCGGTCCTATTCAGGGTTTTGCCTACACCCTTGCGGTTGGTATTGTATCGTCCATGTTTACAGCTCTCTTTGTTTCCCGTCTTGTCTTCGATTTCGGACTTGAGACCCTGGGTATGAAAAAGCTGAGCATCGGGTGGAGGAAATAA
- the groL gene encoding chaperonin GroEL (60 kDa chaperone family; promotes refolding of misfolded polypeptides especially under stressful conditions; forms two stacked rings of heptamers to form a barrel-shaped 14mer; ends can be capped by GroES; misfolded proteins enter the barrel where they are refolded when GroES binds), with protein sequence MAKQLQFNEEARRGLLKGVEKLAAAVKVTLGPKGRNVLLDKKFGAPTVTKDGVSVAKEIELEDPFENMGAQLLKEVATKTNDVAGDGTTTATVLAYSICKEGLKSVAAGINPMGIKRGIDKAVEVAVEEIRKAAKDIKDKEEISQVAAISANNDREIGDEIANAMEKVGKDGVITVEESKTIESSTDFVEGMQFDRGYLSPYFATNRDNMTAILDDPYILIHDKKISSMKDLLPVLEKVAQASKPILIIAEDVEGEALATLVVNTIRGTLNAVAVKAPGFGDRRKAMLEDIAILTGGQVISEELGLKLEGVELEQLGRAKSIKVEKENTTIINGEGKASDIKDRIAQIKAQIEDTTSDYDREKLQERLAKLAGGVAVINVGAATEVELKEKKHRVEDALSATRAAIEEGVIPGGGLTLIQAVAVLEKADLSVYPEEEKVGFRIVTRALEEPIRQIAENCGLDGSIIAEKAKHEKKGIGFDAASMEWTDMIKAGIIDPAKVTRSALQNAASIASLLLTTEATVTDIPEPESAAPAGAPGMGGMGGMGGMGGMM encoded by the coding sequence ATGGCTAAACAATTGCAGTTCAACGAAGAGGCGCGCAGGGGCCTCCTGAAGGGCGTCGAGAAGCTTGCCGCCGCTGTCAAGGTTACCCTGGGCCCGAAGGGACGAAACGTTCTTCTGGATAAGAAATTTGGTGCTCCTACGGTAACGAAAGACGGTGTTTCCGTTGCAAAAGAGATCGAGCTGGAGGACCCCTTTGAAAACATGGGTGCCCAGCTGTTGAAGGAAGTTGCCACCAAAACCAACGATGTTGCAGGAGACGGCACTACAACCGCTACGGTGCTTGCCTACTCCATCTGTAAAGAGGGCTTAAAGAGCGTCGCCGCCGGTATCAATCCCATGGGCATCAAGCGGGGAATCGACAAGGCCGTCGAGGTCGCCGTAGAAGAGATCCGCAAGGCTGCGAAGGACATCAAGGACAAGGAAGAGATCTCCCAGGTTGCGGCTATTTCCGCCAACAACGACCGGGAAATCGGTGACGAGATCGCCAATGCCATGGAGAAGGTCGGCAAGGACGGTGTTATTACCGTTGAGGAATCCAAGACCATTGAATCCAGTACCGATTTTGTAGAGGGTATGCAGTTCGACCGAGGATATCTTTCTCCCTATTTTGCCACCAATCGCGACAATATGACCGCGATTCTCGATGACCCCTATATTCTGATCCACGACAAGAAGATCTCCAGCATGAAGGACCTGCTGCCTGTTCTCGAGAAGGTCGCCCAGGCAAGCAAGCCGATCCTTATTATTGCCGAAGACGTTGAAGGAGAGGCCCTTGCGACCCTGGTTGTGAACACAATCCGGGGAACCCTGAACGCCGTTGCCGTCAAGGCTCCCGGTTTCGGGGACCGCCGCAAGGCCATGCTCGAGGATATCGCCATTCTTACCGGCGGACAGGTTATCTCCGAGGAGCTGGGACTCAAACTCGAAGGTGTGGAGCTGGAGCAGCTCGGACGGGCCAAGAGCATCAAGGTCGAGAAAGAGAACACCACCATCATCAACGGCGAAGGCAAGGCCTCGGACATCAAGGACCGGATCGCCCAGATCAAGGCTCAGATCGAGGATACCACCTCCGATTACGACCGGGAGAAACTGCAGGAACGGCTGGCCAAGCTGGCCGGCGGTGTCGCTGTCATCAACGTAGGGGCCGCCACCGAGGTCGAACTGAAAGAGAAGAAGCACCGCGTGGAAGACGCCCTTTCCGCGACCAGGGCTGCCATCGAAGAAGGGGTTATTCCCGGCGGCGGGCTTACCCTTATTCAGGCTGTAGCCGTACTGGAAAAGGCGGACCTGTCCGTCTATCCCGAAGAAGAAAAGGTGGGATTCAGGATCGTTACCCGGGCCCTGGAAGAACCGATCCGCCAGATCGCAGAAAACTGCGGGCTCGACGGTTCCATCATTGCCGAAAAGGCCAAACACGAGAAGAAGGGCATCGGTTTTGACGCCGCTTCCATGGAATGGACAGACATGATCAAGGCCGGAATCATCGATCCCGCCAAGGTGACCCGCTCGGCCCTGCAGAACGCTGCTTCCATTGCGTCCCTGCTGCTGACCACCGAAGCCACTGTTACCGATATCCCCGAACCCGAATCTGCGGCTCCCGCCGGCGCTCCCGGAATGGGCGGTATGGGTGGAATGGGAGGCATGGGCGGCATGATGTAA
- a CDS encoding acyl-CoA thioesterase codes for MEHRCTLSVRSYELDNYGHVNNAVYLNYLEYARHQFLNDTGFPYENLRREGFGLYVARVDIRYIKPAFLEDQLVIVSELTGMGRVKGSVRQMILRGDELIAEARVDFATVNGSGRPASMPEEARKAWTAAEALKSSER; via the coding sequence ATGGAACACAGATGTACCCTGAGCGTGCGATCCTACGAGCTTGACAACTACGGACATGTGAATAATGCCGTATACCTGAACTATCTTGAGTATGCCCGGCACCAGTTTCTGAACGACACGGGATTTCCCTATGAAAATCTGCGCAGGGAAGGCTTCGGCCTGTATGTAGCCCGTGTGGATATCCGCTATATCAAACCCGCCTTTCTGGAAGACCAGCTGGTTATTGTTTCAGAGTTGACCGGCATGGGAAGGGTCAAGGGAAGTGTCCGACAGATGATCCTGCGGGGGGATGAGCTGATTGCCGAGGCCCGTGTCGATTTTGCCACCGTCAACGGAAGCGGCCGTCCCGCCTCGATGCCCGAAGAGGCCAGGAAGGCGTGGACCGCGGCGGAAGCCTTGAAATCCTCCGAAAGATGA
- the yajC gene encoding preprotein translocase subunit YajC → MTTLSALLPIAQAGGSGQLMTTFVTFGLVILIFYFLIIRPQNKRQKEAKKMLDALKKGDRVASIGGVRGVVQSVKEDTVIVKVDDATKLEFSKNAIASVLAPREEKVED, encoded by the coding sequence ATGACTACGCTTTCTGCATTATTACCGATCGCCCAGGCGGGCGGTTCCGGTCAGTTGATGACGACCTTCGTAACCTTCGGTCTCGTCATCCTGATCTTTTATTTTCTCATTATCCGGCCCCAGAACAAACGCCAGAAAGAGGCGAAAAAGATGCTCGATGCCCTGAAGAAGGGTGATCGTGTCGCCAGTATCGGCGGAGTTCGCGGGGTTGTGCAGTCCGTTAAAGAGGACACCGTGATTGTTAAGGTAGATGACGCGACCAAGCTTGAGTTTTCCAAGAACGCGATAGCTTCCGTGTTGGCCCCCAGGGAGGAAAAGGTCGAGGACTAG
- a CDS encoding GNAT family N-acetyltransferase produces MGIGEIERDSWNSLALGSRTPFYEWEWLALLEQSGSIDSSSGWQPLHISFNRNGIPVGIMPLYLKSHSHGEFVFDYGWADLAGQLNIPYYPKLVGTAPATPSGYYRLFCSDPGELDTLLSRGLSTLEDISRDNQIRGLNFLFCDPVFARGLKEFHQWENQSYLWINRDYSDFQDFLSELSKNHRRNIRREWNSLSDQGLEITAVSGADLSEGIMERMYRFYLRTNARFGPWAAKYLNREFFLRLPEFVDHRVVIFSAHPRNAKPEEALGMSLCVYKGDWLFGRYWGGDPGTKNLHFNTCYYAPMQWMIERGMRYFDPGAGSPHKLHRGFMPHPVVSCHRFFDPLLSEIFRENIPAINRENRRMIRSMEESVPFSEKLKSELRTEIRQLFSLSEDETWGNPEEASRSEGLY; encoded by the coding sequence GTGGGAATCGGAGAAATTGAGCGGGACAGCTGGAACAGCCTTGCCCTGGGATCACGGACACCTTTTTATGAGTGGGAATGGCTGGCACTGCTCGAACAATCCGGCTCCATAGACAGCTCCTCCGGCTGGCAGCCTCTGCATATAAGTTTCAACCGCAATGGGATTCCGGTGGGTATTATGCCCCTGTACCTGAAATCCCACAGCCACGGTGAGTTCGTGTTCGACTACGGCTGGGCGGATCTGGCCGGACAGCTGAATATTCCCTATTATCCGAAACTGGTGGGAACAGCCCCTGCGACTCCTTCCGGCTATTACCGTCTTTTCTGTTCCGACCCCGGCGAGCTGGATACGCTCCTGTCCCGGGGGCTCTCCACCCTGGAGGATATAAGCAGGGATAATCAGATACGGGGACTCAATTTTCTCTTCTGTGACCCGGTTTTTGCCCGGGGATTGAAGGAATTTCATCAATGGGAGAACCAGAGTTACCTGTGGATAAATCGGGATTACTCGGATTTCCAGGACTTTCTGTCGGAACTGTCAAAAAATCACAGAAGGAACATACGCCGTGAATGGAACAGTCTCTCAGATCAAGGACTAGAAATCACAGCTGTAAGCGGCGCTGATTTAAGCGAAGGGATCATGGAACGGATGTACCGTTTCTATCTCCGGACCAACGCGCGCTTTGGTCCCTGGGCTGCAAAGTATCTGAACCGGGAGTTCTTTCTGCGCCTGCCCGAGTTCGTTGACCACCGGGTGGTAATCTTCTCAGCCCATCCCCGCAATGCCAAACCGGAAGAGGCCCTTGGCATGTCCCTCTGTGTGTACAAGGGGGACTGGCTCTTCGGACGTTACTGGGGCGGGGATCCGGGCACCAAGAACCTGCATTTCAATACCTGCTATTATGCCCCCATGCAGTGGATGATTGAGCGGGGTATGCGTTACTTCGATCCCGGCGCAGGTTCGCCTCATAAGCTTCACCGGGGATTTATGCCCCATCCCGTGGTCAGCTGCCATCGATTTTTTGACCCCCTGCTTTCAGAAATCTTCAGAGAGAACATTCCGGCCATCAACAGGGAGAACCGCCGGATGATCCGCAGCATGGAGGAGTCCGTTCCCTTCTCTGAAAAACTCAAGTCGGAACTGCGAACAGAGATCCGACAGCTCTTCAGTCTCTCCGAGGATGAGACCTGGGGGAATCCTGAAGAGGCGTCCCGGTCTGAGGGCTTGTATTGA